DNA sequence from the Malus sylvestris chromosome 10, drMalSylv7.2, whole genome shotgun sequence genome:
TATTATTAGTGAATCAATAAGAATAGCGCCTGAGGCCAATAGCATATGAGCAAACATGTCGATTGATGTTAATAGTTTTTGAACGAACATGCCAACAGATGCTAATATATGTTGAGTGAGTCTATCGACAGATACCAATAACAACGCATACAAATGCATAAAGCTAGCAGCTACCGTGCCCAGTGCCCATAGAGGCAATTCGTTGAGCTATTGGATGTCATCTTTCAAGGGCATCTCAGATTTTCAAATGGCTAAATCCATCTCTTATCTGGAGAATTTCTTAGCTTGGGGAGTCAACTGACCCACCTTGCCCAAAAGTAGATACGCCCCTGCTCCTAACTACTAAGCTACAAGATTCTTTAAACGATTTTTTATGGTACTCTAGAATATCATACTCCAGGTTAAATCTTTGATTAAAAGcataaaaactaaaatctaacaAATAAAACTCCCCAGagtatttttgttttgaagcATCATAGAATTTTTGCTCTAGACAAACAACACGTAATATCTTACCCAAATGGCGTATCCAAAACTATCGGTATCCCTACACTTGTGAAAAACCTACCCATGTTGTTGAATCATATCATTATGTTGTTGAATCATATCATTATCACCATATCAAAATCACATCTCTTATTTTAGGTTACCTAAAGATCTAGTCCGTAACTACGATTAGCGAGTAACTCATGGCTTTACATCTGTCCCAAGTCCAAATATTTAGGCCCTAACCCTATAGTTATCCAAAGTCCAAATCCATTCATAGAAAAACAGCTGCCGGCTTCCGGGGCTGACTTGACACGCCTGGCCACGACACCGATGGACACCCACTCGAATCTTTGAGATAGAAATGATGCACCAAAAAGTATTCAAGATTCAACACCTCACCGTGGGAGGGGGATTCTTAGTTGCTGAGAGCATATCCAAAGGAAATGCTAAATTGTCCACATAAGTTATAACAGTTAAAAAAGACAGCCACTAATTATTTTCAACCGAAATGCCAAATTCTATACGGCATAACATGGAATGGCAGCAAAGGGGCtttctgtcaaatttgacagcagcttcaaattttttttactaattattaaatgtcttttattaatattttaatgtcaATTATTATTAAATGTCATTTATTATTTGATATTTCAATGCAATGTTTCAAGACCAATGCAATCTATAAATAATATTATAGCCGTTAGTACAAATTACCAAagcaatgtttaatttctttattgttagttcATTGAATTTAGAGTATAAgacaaaaattaagaaaataataataatgtaacaaaataatagtttaatttgacatattggGTGGGGAGCAAAACAtgaaaatatatcaaaatgcCACATAAGCTGTCAAATTTAAAgttcaaaatttgacatcttctttggaGATGGTTTGACACCCTTGTACAGTATCAGACTCACTCGGCTGAGACCTAATTGGGGTTGGCCTGATGTGGTACAGGTGTATGATCTTAGAATTTCTTGTGACGTAAAATCATGTAGACGCAAGTTATAAGAATGTTACATTACGTCATCTCCAATGAAGAGGGCTAAATGTCCAAAAGCCAAAAAAATAACTTGATTTGTTCAAAAACTCATATCCAACCAAAGGTTAGACTATAATTCTATAGAACCCACCAGGCTATTATTTGGCCAAATGTAACCCACCTCTTAGAGCATTTCCAAAGGAGATGCCAAAATGTACACATCAgctataacagtaaaaaaaagtcCACACTAATATTCTCCAACCAAAGTGTCAAATCCTATGTGACGATGATATGGATTGGCATCAAAAGaggttgctgtcaaatttgacagcagcttcaatttttttatattattaattattaaatgtattttattaatttttaattagtttaataatttatttataattaatgtTGAGTTGGCTGATGCAattatccttttttttcttcttattttcaaGCAAGAAAGGTGAACAAATTACTGATTAAACTTTAAATgtcatttattaaattttaattagtttaataatttattttataaaataataatttaatttgacatatcaaTTGgagaacaaaactttaaaagatgTCAAAGTGCCACATAAGctgtcaaaatttaaattttatgttcaaaatttgacatcttatttggagatggtcttagcccCTTTTTTGGGGTCCAGCCCCTCAATTGCgataattgattcaaatttaaCAACTAGATTTGAAAACATCCAAAAAAAGGTAATTCAATTATATtaactaataaatttaaattataaccttaaaactaataaattattgaagaGGCTACATTTAaccccttcggttggagatggtatatgACTATGGTCTGACattgttcatttaaaaataatattttgcatAGCTATAACTCTGAATGGAACTATATTTAGCcatttcggttggagatggcccaAGAAAGAATCGAACCGGAGAGTTTCTAAATTGATATAGCAGCCAGCCTTTTCAGTTAGTACTTAGGGACATCAAAAtcaagggatgtgatatccacacacccctttttacttctctcatacCTTTTTGAATTTCGAtcatcggatcggatgaattgaagaagatcaacggacagaaattaacaaggggtgtgtgagaagtaaaaaggaatgtgtggatagcacaccccaaaaTCAATAGTGTAAGGTTATGCTAAATACTTCTTTCAAGCTAACCTCTTTCGAGAGATGCAAACAAGTCGTCTCTTTCCTATTTTTTGGTTCTCAAGTCGTCTATTTCGGATTCGATCACTCAGGACCACTGAGCAAGCGAACCGAGAGATGCAGCTATTTTCTTCAAATATACAGGCCAGATGCAATGGCAAAGGGGAGAAAAAGAAACCTGAATACGGTGTTGGTGAACATACGCGTCAAAACTGCTAGTAAATCAGGCACCTCGTTTTAGCCTTTTTATTCTCTCAAGGGCACCAAGGCGGCTGTCATTGTCCTTGGTATCAGCATCTCCGCCCTCATCTTTTTCGGCCTCCTTTCTCTTGTTAGCCAACTCTCCAAAAACAGCATCCGGGACCTCCTTCTGTGCAATTTGAATTTCAACCCTTTCATCGTCTTCTGAATCGTTTTCTTCTGGTAGCTCAATGTCTTCAGGATTTGTAGCAACTTTGATCCCTCCGTCAGTCTGCTGAATTGCTCCTGCACTCACAAAGCCTATTCTACTGCTATCTTTAGTGGTAGTATCGTTGGCCACCGGTGCCAACTGCCTCTCTAGAGCAGCCATTTCATCTTCGGGGACTCCAGCCTGTTTCAGCTGGTCTTTTGCCTCGTCTATGTACAGCTTCTGATCCTTTTGCATCATATACTCGGGTAGAATAAAATGGGTCTGAAGAACGGGAAAAAATGGGAATTTAAATGAGCAATTCAGGAACCCTTTCACTGAGACCctaataaaagttaaaacacctaCCTAATTTGctggaggaaaaaaaatgaaagtaatAAACGTTTTAGACAAAAACAGATATAGAACTAATGAGCTTACCTGGCTATAGCTTGCAGAAACACTTCGTTTAATTCGAAGCATCTCTCGAAAGGTATCTTCATTTCCGTGTTGGACCTCAAACTCATGCCATTTGTTCCAGAAGTCCACATCAGATCGTGGATCTGAAAACTGTGAAGCATATGTATACACTGCCCGAGCACGATCGATTTCTCCCAAACTCTTCTCAAGCTCAGCAAACTTTAAACACATTGTCTTCACATCTTTGTCTGGAAGACCAGAGTCTATGGCCTGCTGGTATATTTCCCTCGTCTTCGGGACGCCAAATATCTCTGTAGCACGAGCAATGTAGATTTCATACATGCCCAGTTTCTCATGGTTTGGAACAGCCTTAGTTGCTTCATCATAGACCTTCATTGCCCGCTTTGATAGACCATAATCCTCCTCCAGCTTTGCATATTGAAGATACAAAGGTTTCTTTGCATCGGCAGGAGCCTGATAGACCATGTTAAGGTTCGTATAAGATAAATAACAACCAAAAGGGCAACATTCTAGCATATTGAACTCAAACCTGAAATGATTTCAAAAAATACGAAACCCACACAAATTTATACACACAAACAGAGTGGTGATATACAGAACACCCGTAAACTAGAAGAAGAACTCTTGAAATGAAAAACGTAAAGGCTCCGTGCAATCAATTGTGAGAAACTTTGGACAGCTGGACCAAGAGAAGGTCCTTACGCACTTCAAAAGCAACTTGGGTAACAATATTCATGTTATATTCCATTCACTAGATGACAGAGTGCACATATATAATCACAGTAAGTAAGAAGACACCAAGATGCAGGCCCCCATTGATAGTCAATGAAAAGTAAACCACATGcagacataaaaaataaataaatagaatacaataaaacaaaataaattaacctTAATTATAACTCAATGGCTTGTCGAGTTTCCCTTTAAAAATGGATAGTATGACACAAGAACAATATGATAAGACAGAATCTATAAAAATGAACCATATGATTGCTAATCAAATATGAACACAATCATGAACCAAAGTAAAAAATGTTGAAAAGGAATGCGACATAAAATTTTTTAGTGCTTTAAAAATACCACAGTAACTTATATATCCAGAGTATTCCATAAAATCTAAAGGGACAGAAGGCCCGTACCGCTTGAACAGCCTCCTCAAATAGCTCTCTTGCGCGTTccagttctttcttcccatatCTCTTTACAAATTTGGAAAGATATGTAATCCATATGTCTTTGACATGTGGATACTTGAATATCTTAGTACCTTTTTGATAAACCTTGAATGCATCTTCAAAGTATTTATGCTCCTGTGCAGTAAAATTATAAACGTAAGATACTTAAAGGTGAATTTGCCAAGAAAAGAGCAACAGGTGTAATGCCATACCTCAAGAAGCGATGCATAATTGATTATGATCTGTGGTGTAGCTATTTTCAAATCCAATATCCTCTCGTAAACAGCTCGAGTGGACTCTAATTTACCCAGGCTCTCCTCCAAGTCTACATAAAATGCCCAAATTCTCAAGCATTTATGCAGCTTCATCTGAACTGGCGCATTCCCATCAGCAGCCACTGCAAGAGCACAAGCCAAGAGTCCAAAGTTTAGTTAAAGCTCCCACATAATCCATATGACTAACCTAACTATTtaacttccttttcttttcaacaattaaaataaaataatatttaataaaaaaataataatagaaaGGTCACAACTCGATGGATGGGGGCTGTTACAAACCAAAGACTAGAGCACACACAggatcaaaccaaacaaaaaaaatgcctGACAAAAAGCGAAATAagaatggaaaagaaaaaagacaagAATATGGAAACTGAATAGGGCATAGAGGCATATTTCTTTTAATATAATTACATTTGCGAAGGTGCTTGGAAGTCCGGCAGAATTATAGGTCTTGAAAACGGTATTTGGAATaacaatataataataataatagagaCAATGCCAAACAAATCAAAGCGAATCAAGGTGATCTTCAAATTGGAAACAAAATTCTGGTTCCAAAGTAGATACAAAATTAAGCAGCATAAGAGGTACAGGCAAGATACCAGGTGCAGGGTATTTCTGGAAGTGTATCTATGTTTGAGATTTATTGAAACAGAATAATAAGTGAATAGAAAGCTCTCTAAAGTTTTTATATGAACTTCCAACACATACAAAATTATCCAACAAACCAAAGAAGGATGAACATTACCTCTTCGTTTCACCTCAACAGATGGCTCTGCAGTAGCCCGCCTCATCAGTTCCAGTGCTCCTTTGAAATTCTTATGCCTCAGTTCCATTTCTGCCCACTCACACCAAAGACTAGCCAAATTATCCACGGTCTTGTAATTCACCTGCACTGCTTTATCAAAAATCACTCTAGCATTGACAATATCATTGTGGTTCTCGTACAACTTAGCAAAAGCAACCCACAATGTGTGAGGCTTCCCAACTGCTTTCATTGGATCAATTGTCCTCACAGCCTCAGTGTATGTAAGTATCTGCTTTGTGGGATTGCCCTCGTATAGCTTCACTCTCCGGTGCCACTGCTCTACATTATGAGGATTTTGTCGCAAAAGAACACTATTTGCCAGTATAGGTCTTCTATCCATGAGATGGTCCAATCGAGCTAATCTCAAATCTACATCCTTATCATCATGTAGCCAAAACCCATCAAGCATTTTCTTCTCAAGCTCAGCCACAGACAAGTTAATGTCCAATCGAagatcttcttcctcctcatttCTATCCTCTGCCACCCCATTTTCttcgtcctcctcctcatcaCTCAAATCAGCAGTTTCCATCTTATGAGCAAGCACAATCTCTTCAAAATGAGCATACGAATCAAAAATCACACTAAAATCTCTCACCGTTACCACAGTAGTCATACCTTCCTCGAATATATCCCTCGCCTTCTCGTGCAAATTCCTCCTAATGTAATAGTCCGCAAGAGAGGTCCACAACCGACCCACCTCGTCCGTAAACTTCCTAATCCCACCTCTAATTATAGCGTCTACATTGAGGCCTGAAACCTCAGTGGCATGCTTAGTAAGCAAATCACACAATTCCAACCACAGCCTATGTTTCGTTTTCCCCTTTATTGAGTAAAACTTATCATCATTCAACACCGAAGCGAGCCTCTCGGCAGCCTCTTGCCAAAGACTAGAATTAATCAAGAACTCGATGAAATCTTCAATATGGGTAGGGTCATATTTCAAATACCTGCGATAAACCCGAAGCGAGGTCTCGATTGGGATGCCCTTTTGGCTAACAAACATCAGGTAGGGCTCCCAAATGCGGTCGTGCTGCGTCACAGGAAGTGCACACAGCGCTCTGTCGAAGGTCCGGCGGGTCTTGGTGACCAATTTCTGCTCCGTCAGAGTCTGCAAGTACATAATCCAAATCCTGGGCATCTTGTGCATCGTCACCAGAGCTCGTTCAAACGTGTTAATTAGGGTTTCGTACTGCGAGTGAGTGATGGGCAAGTTCCGAACGAGCTCGAGCCGTTCGCGGAGGTAAGCGTACCAGAGCTTGTAGCTTCCGGGCAGAGCCTTGAGGGCTCGCTCGTAGATTATGAAGCGCTTTTTGAACGGAGATTCGGCTCGAGCGATTAGGTAGCGCCACCATAGCTTCAGGCTGAAGGGGTTGCGGAGAAGCTCCTCTTCGTAGAGGAGGTCGTCTTGCGATGGGTACAACTCCTGAGAAATCGCCATGGGGAAGTGAATTGGCAGTGGTAGGAGTTGGTAATGCCTggaaaaaccctaaaccctaccgAAACAACGCGGGGAAGTTCGAATTTTTTGGGATTTTGAAGTTTCAATGTTGCATAGACTGGGATTTTGGGGTCGAATAAAACCCTAAATGTATCAAATTGTGTGAGGGTTGGAATCCGCGAACGGATCGGAATCTTTTTGTAACCGGGAAtcggaaattttttttatctaattCACTTTACTAAATACACATTTTAATAAGAACAGTTTGATTAAAATGGACGGACGAGATACAATCTTTAGTTTAACTTGCAACAGTTTGATGAAAGTGCGGAAGCGCTTTTAATTCTTCAAAATCATTATCCAAACAGCCTTAAGTATGCGGAATTTATCAATATTTCGACTAAAACCTCATTGAAGTATttgttaaaaattcaaaattttcatggaAAAATCTGAAAGTGTTTTATGAAGGAGTATCTGACAATTGCTTTTTTAAAAAGCGCTTATGTGAGTCAAAAAAGCTATTCGTTAATAGAAAGCACTTTTTTTCGACATAGTAGTTTCCCAAAGAAGCCCTTGTGCCTTAGTAAAGAGCACAAGTACTGGTGGGCCATGAAACCCAAGCCCATAAATCTATAAGTGGGCCTAAAAAGCCCATGATGATAATATTTTGGCGTGAGTGACGTAAAATAACGCGGTCTGAGAACGGAGAAAAAGAAGGGAAGGAAGGCCTTGTCGCTTTCCAACTGCTACACCGTAAGCAGCAGCAATCATATACGCTACGCGCACGCaacccctctccctctctctctcctcttctcttctctctctctctctcctcgtctcttctctctctctctctctctctctctctctctctctctcctctgtgtGTCG
Encoded proteins:
- the LOC126587026 gene encoding uncharacterized protein LOC126587026, with protein sequence MAISQELYPSQDDLLYEEELLRNPFSLKLWWRYLIARAESPFKKRFIIYERALKALPGSYKLWYAYLRERLELVRNLPITHSQYETLINTFERALVTMHKMPRIWIMYLQTLTEQKLVTKTRRTFDRALCALPVTQHDRIWEPYLMFVSQKGIPIETSLRVYRRYLKYDPTHIEDFIEFLINSSLWQEAAERLASVLNDDKFYSIKGKTKHRLWLELCDLLTKHATEVSGLNVDAIIRGGIRKFTDEVGRLWTSLADYYIRRNLHEKARDIFEEGMTTVVTVRDFSVIFDSYAHFEEIVLAHKMETADLSDEEEDEENGVAEDRNEEEEDLRLDINLSVAELEKKMLDGFWLHDDKDVDLRLARLDHLMDRRPILANSVLLRQNPHNVEQWHRRVKLYEGNPTKQILTYTEAVRTIDPMKAVGKPHTLWVAFAKLYENHNDIVNARVIFDKAVQVNYKTVDNLASLWCEWAEMELRHKNFKGALELMRRATAEPSVEVKRRVAADGNAPVQMKLHKCLRIWAFYVDLEESLGKLESTRAVYERILDLKIATPQIIINYASLLEEHKYFEDAFKVYQKGTKIFKYPHVKDIWITYLSKFVKRYGKKELERARELFEEAVQAAPADAKKPLYLQYAKLEEDYGLSKRAMKVYDEATKAVPNHEKLGMYEIYIARATEIFGVPKTREIYQQAIDSGLPDKDVKTMCLKFAELEKSLGEIDRARAVYTYASQFSDPRSDVDFWNKWHEFEVQHGNEDTFREMLRIKRSVSASYSQTHFILPEYMMQKDQKLYIDEAKDQLKQAGVPEDEMAALERQLAPVANDTTTKDSSRIGFVSAGAIQQTDGGIKVATNPEDIELPEENDSEDDERVEIQIAQKEVPDAVFGELANKRKEAEKDEGGDADTKDNDSRLGALERIKRLKRGA